One Physeter macrocephalus isolate SW-GA unplaced genomic scaffold, ASM283717v5 random_1297, whole genome shotgun sequence DNA segment encodes these proteins:
- the LOC102975822 gene encoding LOW QUALITY PROTEIN: carboxylesterase 4A (The sequence of the model RefSeq protein was modified relative to this genomic sequence to represent the inferred CDS: inserted 1 base in 1 codon), protein MYFNTHKKYKWLHFGEDCLYLNVYAPVGALGDPLLPAMVWFPGHAFLVGSSSTYDGSKLAARDKVVLVXLHHSLGVLGFLSTGDSQARGNWALLDQVAALRWVPKNIAAFGGDPSWVTLFGQSSGAMYISGLMTSPLAWGLFHQAVSQSGTTALRVFITPSPG, encoded by the exons ATGTActtcaacacacacaaaaaatacaagTGGCTGCATTTCGGTGAGGACTGTCTGTACCTGAATGTGTACGCGCCAGTAGGAGCGCTCGGGGACCCTCTGCTGCCT GCGATGGTCTGGTTCCCAGGACACGCCTTCCTCGTGGGCTCCTCTTCCACGTATGATGGCTCCAAATTGGCGGCCCGGGATAAAGTGGTGCTAG CTCTGCACCACAGCCTCGGTGTCCTGGGCTTCCTTAG CACAGGCGATAGCCAGGCCCGCGGGAATTGGGCGCTACTGGACCAGGTTGCAGCTCTGCGCTGGGTGCCGAAGAACATCGCAGCCTTCGGCGGAGACCCAAGCTGGGTGACCTTGTTTGGCCAGTCATCAGGGGCCATGTACATCTCGGGACTG aTGACATCACCCCTAGCCTGGGGTCTCTTCCATCAGGCCGTTTCCCAGAGCGGCACCACAGCGCTCAGAGTCTTCATCACTCCATCACCTGGCTGA